The Tardiphaga alba genome includes a window with the following:
- a CDS encoding multidrug effflux MFS transporter: MAVPALFKEFTVALGRDTFAFTAFLGTLTALPPLSIDMGLPGLPAIEATFADAGGRGPLTLSLFMAGFAISPLICGPLADRFGRRAMLLDGLLLFSLAAGACALAPNFSVLLACRLLQGFAAGACAILPIAIVRDLFVHGAARQKLSQIAAVLGIAPMLAPVLGGWVMTVSDWRAIYAAQAAVGLILLVVGAMGLAESQPVESRRSLNPRQLAESYRFVLTDRSFVGYALLYACAFACMFAFISGAPSVLIGSLGLSTTSFSLLFGLTSCGVLVASLISGRLSKHNVSSRKIIAFGLLLMVASALLALVLVPLGAVTVATLTPMMALTIFAFGMLAPSTNHEALANLPHVAGSAAGVMRCTQMVMGAFASAMVAVLEPFGHPALVMTGLMAAMAIVAGAIYLWVLPATKAGTHHR; this comes from the coding sequence ATGGCCGTGCCTGCTCTTTTCAAGGAATTCACTGTGGCGCTCGGGCGCGATACGTTTGCTTTCACCGCATTTCTGGGCACCCTCACCGCGCTGCCGCCACTGTCCATCGACATGGGCCTGCCCGGCCTTCCCGCCATCGAGGCGACATTCGCTGACGCCGGCGGCCGCGGCCCGCTGACGCTCAGCCTGTTCATGGCGGGATTCGCGATCTCGCCTCTGATCTGCGGCCCGCTGGCCGATCGCTTCGGCCGCCGCGCTATGTTGCTCGACGGCCTGTTGCTGTTCTCGCTTGCCGCCGGCGCCTGCGCGCTCGCGCCGAATTTCTCCGTGCTGCTCGCCTGCCGCCTGCTGCAGGGCTTTGCCGCCGGCGCCTGCGCCATCCTGCCCATCGCCATCGTGCGTGATCTGTTCGTCCACGGCGCCGCGCGGCAAAAGCTGTCGCAGATCGCAGCCGTGCTCGGCATCGCCCCGATGCTCGCGCCGGTGCTGGGCGGCTGGGTGATGACCGTCAGCGACTGGCGCGCAATCTATGCAGCACAGGCCGCGGTCGGCCTCATCCTGCTCGTCGTCGGCGCCATGGGTCTCGCGGAATCCCAGCCGGTGGAAAGCCGCCGCTCGCTCAATCCGCGCCAACTCGCCGAAAGCTATCGCTTCGTGCTCACCGATCGCAGCTTTGTCGGCTATGCGCTGCTCTATGCCTGCGCCTTCGCCTGCATGTTCGCTTTCATCTCCGGCGCGCCGTCGGTCCTGATCGGCAGTCTCGGCCTCTCCACGACCAGTTTTTCGCTGCTGTTCGGCCTGACATCCTGCGGCGTGCTGGTGGCGTCGCTGATCTCGGGTCGCCTGAGCAAGCACAATGTCTCGTCGCGAAAGATCATCGCCTTCGGCCTGTTGCTGATGGTGGCGAGCGCGCTCCTGGCGCTCGTGCTGGTCCCGCTCGGCGCGGTGACGGTGGCGACGCTGACACCGATGATGGCGCTCACCATCTTTGCCTTCGGCATGCTCGCGCCCTCGACCAACCATGAAGCGCTGGCGAACCTGCCGCATGTGGCGGGATCGGCCGCCGGCGTCATGCGCTGCACCCAGATGGTGATGGGCGCCTTCGCCAGTGCCATGGTCGCCGTGCTGGAGCCGTTCGGCCATCCCGCATTGGTGATGACCGGCCTGATGGCCGCCATGGCCATTGTCGCGGGCGCGATCTATCTTTGGGTGCTTCCCGCAACCAAAGCGGGAACCCATCATCGATAG
- a CDS encoding MFS transporter, which translates to MPILALAAASFGIGTTEFVIMGLLPDVARSLGVTIPQAGYLVSGYALGVVVGAPLVAMATAGMPRKSALLGLMALFTIGNIGCAIAPDYWLLMLARVVTSFAHGAFFGIGAIVASNLVPREQRTQAVSLMFAGLTLANVLGVPFGTALGQAAGWRSAFWAVVVIGVIAFIAIWRYVPSGMPGTRGGLGREFRALGRWPVLLPMLISTTASVSMFSLFTYITPLLEEVTGLTPHGVTGALLAIGVGLTIGNLIGGRLADKNLLSTVIGAFICLAVVLGLLSLAAQFVIPTITLLVLWGGIAFALVSPLQIWVVDAATDAPNLASTLNQGAFNLGNATGAWIGGIALNAGVHYGQLPLLAAGVALAGLAMTLTRLINRSDCPAQVSPAE; encoded by the coding sequence TTGCCCATCCTCGCCCTCGCCGCCGCATCCTTTGGCATTGGAACCACCGAATTCGTCATCATGGGCCTCCTCCCCGATGTGGCGCGCAGCCTCGGGGTGACCATCCCGCAGGCCGGCTATCTCGTGTCGGGCTATGCGCTCGGCGTCGTGGTCGGCGCGCCACTGGTGGCGATGGCGACGGCCGGCATGCCGCGCAAGTCCGCATTGCTCGGGCTGATGGCACTGTTCACCATCGGCAATATCGGCTGCGCCATCGCGCCGGACTACTGGCTGCTGATGCTGGCGCGCGTCGTCACCTCATTCGCCCATGGCGCCTTCTTCGGCATCGGCGCGATCGTCGCCAGCAATCTGGTGCCGCGCGAACAGCGCACCCAGGCGGTGTCGCTGATGTTCGCCGGCCTCACCCTCGCCAATGTGCTCGGCGTGCCGTTCGGCACCGCGCTCGGCCAGGCCGCCGGCTGGCGTTCGGCCTTCTGGGCCGTGGTCGTGATCGGCGTCATCGCCTTCATCGCCATCTGGCGTTACGTGCCGTCGGGCATGCCCGGCACACGCGGCGGACTCGGCCGCGAATTCCGCGCGCTCGGACGCTGGCCGGTGCTGCTGCCGATGCTGATTTCGACCACCGCCTCGGTCAGCATGTTCAGCCTATTCACCTACATCACGCCGTTGCTCGAAGAGGTCACGGGCCTGACGCCGCATGGCGTCACTGGCGCGCTGCTGGCGATCGGCGTCGGCCTCACCATCGGCAACCTGATCGGCGGCCGCCTCGCCGACAAGAATCTGCTGTCCACCGTGATCGGCGCCTTCATCTGCCTTGCGGTCGTGCTCGGCCTTCTATCCCTCGCAGCGCAATTCGTGATCCCGACCATCACCCTGCTGGTGCTATGGGGCGGCATCGCCTTCGCGCTGGTCTCGCCATTGCAGATCTGGGTGGTGGACGCCGCCACCGATGCGCCGAATCTCGCCTCGACACTCAATCAGGGTGCGTTCAATCTCGGCAACGCCACCGGCGCCTGGATCGGCGGCATCGCATTGAATGCCGGCGTGCATTATGGCCAACTGCCGCTGCTTGCTGCCGGTGTCGCGCTGGCCGGACTCGCGATGACGCTGACGCGCTTGATCAATCGCAGCGATTGTCCGGCGCAGGTCAGTCCGGCCGAGTAG
- a CDS encoding TetR/AcrR family transcriptional regulator, producing the protein MAMGRPREFDVDSALDLALHVFWRKGYEGASMADLTEAMGITKPSLYAAFGNKEELFRKALDRYVDGPGAYFRTGLEKTTARGVVEHILYESVNAVTDPNNPGCLAVQGALCCGEAAETIKQELTSRRNKGELDLRARFDRAVAEGDLPADADAGDLARYISAILQGMAVQAAGGAPREQLRKLADMAMRSWPPV; encoded by the coding sequence ATGGCAATGGGACGTCCCCGCGAATTTGATGTCGACAGCGCGCTCGACCTCGCGCTGCATGTGTTCTGGCGCAAAGGCTACGAAGGCGCGTCGATGGCCGACCTCACCGAGGCGATGGGCATCACGAAGCCCAGCCTCTATGCGGCATTCGGCAACAAGGAAGAGCTGTTTCGCAAAGCGCTCGATCGCTATGTCGATGGCCCCGGCGCCTATTTTCGCACGGGTCTGGAGAAGACGACTGCGCGCGGCGTGGTCGAACACATCCTCTATGAGTCCGTGAATGCCGTTACCGATCCTAACAATCCGGGCTGCCTCGCTGTGCAAGGCGCCCTGTGCTGCGGTGAAGCCGCCGAGACCATCAAGCAGGAGCTGACGAGCCGCCGTAACAAGGGCGAGCTGGACCTGCGTGCGCGCTTCGATCGCGCCGTCGCCGAAGGCGATCTGCCCGCCGATGCCGATGCGGGCGATCTCGCGCGCTACATTTCCGCGATCCTGCAAGGCATGGCCGTGCAGGCCGCTGGCGGCGCACCGCGTGAACAACTGCGCAAACTCGCCGATATGGCGATGCGAAGCTGGCCACCGGTGTAA
- a CDS encoding GGDEF domain-containing protein: MQVSDIRESERLTSLDSYDILDTPPEEAFDRITRLARHIFDVPMSTISLIDGHRQWFKSRQGFDACETSRDSALCNFTIRETAPLIIPDALADPRFRDHPAVVGDPHVRFYAGAQLRAPGGHAIGTLCAFDAQPRDVSAAEVAMLQDLAGIVLSELELRALVMQDSLTGALSRRALRDEATRGITLAVRHGHSFSVIMFDLDHFKAINDNNGHDIGDRVLAACVKACQNLLRKADAIGRVGGEEFAIVLPHTNRADAQLVAEKVREAIAGVTVMGADGPLRVSASLGIATLERTASDIDELLRRADAAMYEAKQTGRNRCIAWRTPEVAADLMRRVFKAGHITFNAGHSTIDCTVRGLSEMGASIDVFSTTDIPERFKLSIPVDHLSRACHVLGKREKHLDVVFD, from the coding sequence ATGCAGGTAAGCGATATCAGGGAGAGCGAACGTCTGACGTCGCTCGACAGCTACGACATTCTCGACACGCCGCCCGAGGAAGCCTTCGACCGCATCACCCGTCTCGCGCGCCACATCTTCGATGTGCCGATGTCGACCATCAGCCTGATCGACGGCCATCGCCAGTGGTTCAAGTCGCGTCAGGGTTTCGATGCCTGCGAAACGTCTCGCGATTCAGCTCTGTGCAATTTCACCATTCGCGAAACGGCACCGCTGATCATTCCGGACGCTTTGGCCGATCCACGCTTTCGCGATCATCCGGCCGTCGTCGGCGATCCCCATGTCCGCTTCTATGCGGGGGCGCAGCTGCGCGCACCGGGCGGTCATGCGATCGGCACGCTGTGCGCCTTCGATGCGCAGCCGCGCGACGTCAGCGCGGCGGAAGTCGCGATGCTGCAGGATCTCGCCGGCATCGTGCTCAGCGAGCTCGAACTCCGCGCATTGGTGATGCAGGACAGCCTTACCGGCGCGCTGTCGCGGCGCGCGCTGCGCGACGAGGCCACGCGCGGCATCACGCTCGCGGTGCGCCATGGGCACAGTTTCAGCGTGATCATGTTCGACCTCGATCACTTCAAGGCCATCAACGACAATAACGGCCACGACATCGGCGACCGCGTGCTCGCTGCCTGCGTCAAAGCCTGCCAGAACCTGTTGCGCAAGGCCGACGCCATCGGCCGCGTCGGCGGCGAGGAATTCGCCATCGTGCTGCCGCACACCAACCGCGCCGATGCGCAACTCGTGGCCGAGAAGGTGCGCGAGGCCATTGCCGGCGTCACCGTGATGGGCGCCGATGGTCCGCTCAGGGTTTCGGCCAGCCTCGGCATCGCCACGCTGGAGCGCACCGCCTCCGACATCGACGAATTGCTGCGCCGGGCCGATGCGGCGATGTATGAGGCCAAGCAGACCGGCCGCAACCGCTGCATCGCCTGGCGCACGCCGGAAGTCGCGGCCGACCTGATGCGCCGCGTCTTCAAGGCCGGCCACATCACCTTCAATGCCGGCCACTCCACCATCGACTGCACCGTACGCGGCCTGTCGGAGATGGGCGCCAGCATCGACGTGTTCAGCACCACCGACATCCCCGAACGCTTCAAGCTCAGCATCCCCGTCGATCACCTCTCCCGCGCCTGCCACGTGCTCGGCAAACGCGAGAAGCATCTTGATGTGGTGTTCGACTAG
- a CDS encoding Bug family tripartite tricarboxylate transporter substrate binding protein, which translates to MTTDRLTMSRRHALAVLGATVAAPHVAMAQAPWPNRSVRYVVGFAAGGATDTLSRIFCQKMSEMTGQQFVVENRGGAGGVLGADAVAKSQPDGYGLGMGSIATNAIAVGTYAKLPYQAGKDFTFISGLWQLPNVLVVKKDLPVKDLKEFIALAKASPGKYSYASPGIGTTLHLSGEMMKSAAGIDLQHITYKGGNPAMVDLLAGRVDTLFDNLPGSLQQIKDGAVRALAVTTTNRSPAIPDVPAVGEILPGYELTSWVALCGPAGMPADMVARINELALKALKDPALVAKYAELGAQPFPTSTAEITTYRDKEETRLLPVIKAAGIVPS; encoded by the coding sequence ATGACGACCGATCGCCTCACCATGTCTCGCCGCCATGCACTCGCTGTGCTTGGAGCCACCGTCGCCGCTCCGCATGTCGCCATGGCACAGGCCCCGTGGCCCAACCGCAGCGTGCGCTATGTCGTCGGCTTTGCCGCCGGTGGCGCGACTGACACGCTGTCGCGTATCTTCTGCCAGAAGATGAGCGAGATGACCGGCCAGCAATTCGTGGTCGAGAACCGCGGCGGGGCCGGCGGCGTTCTGGGCGCCGATGCGGTCGCGAAATCGCAGCCGGACGGCTACGGTCTCGGCATGGGCTCGATCGCCACCAATGCCATCGCTGTCGGCACCTATGCCAAGCTGCCCTATCAGGCGGGCAAGGATTTCACCTTCATCAGCGGGCTCTGGCAGTTGCCGAATGTGCTGGTGGTGAAGAAGGACCTGCCGGTGAAAGATCTGAAGGAATTCATCGCGCTGGCGAAGGCGAGCCCCGGCAAATACAGCTACGCCTCGCCCGGCATTGGCACGACGCTGCATCTGTCCGGCGAGATGATGAAGAGCGCAGCCGGCATCGATCTGCAGCACATCACCTATAAAGGCGGTAATCCCGCCATGGTCGATCTCCTGGCCGGGCGCGTCGATACGCTGTTCGACAATCTTCCGGGCTCGCTGCAACAGATCAAGGATGGCGCGGTGCGCGCGCTGGCGGTGACGACCACCAACCGCAGCCCGGCGATCCCCGACGTTCCGGCAGTCGGCGAAATCCTGCCGGGCTACGAGCTGACCTCCTGGGTGGCCCTGTGCGGCCCGGCCGGCATGCCGGCGGATATGGTGGCGCGGATCAATGAGCTGGCGCTCAAGGCGCTGAAGGATCCAGCGCTGGTGGCGAAATATGCCGAACTTGGCGCGCAGCCGTTCCCGACTTCAACCGCCGAGATCACGACATACCGTGACAAGGAAGAAACACGCCTGCTTCCGGTGATCAAAGCCGCCGGAATCGTCCCAAGCTGA
- the fabG gene encoding 3-oxoacyl-ACP reductase FabG, translating into MQRKIVVITGAAGALGRVVADRALEDGATVAVIDHGHNDIPSTPQRLQIGGVDLADAARAAKAIGEVIAQFGRIDVLINIAGAFRFEAIADGDNASWETMHRLNLLTALNTSRAAIPHLVTSSAGRIVNIGAIGALEAGSGMGPYAASKAGVHRLTESLAAELKGKVTVNAVLPSTIDTSANRRDMPDADFAKWVTPDELASVILFLASDAASAVTGALVPVRGRV; encoded by the coding sequence ATGCAGCGCAAAATCGTCGTCATCACCGGAGCGGCCGGTGCGCTTGGCCGGGTGGTCGCCGATCGTGCATTGGAGGACGGCGCCACCGTCGCGGTGATCGATCACGGCCACAACGACATTCCCTCGACGCCGCAGCGCCTGCAGATCGGCGGCGTCGATCTCGCCGACGCCGCACGGGCTGCCAAAGCCATTGGAGAGGTGATCGCGCAGTTCGGACGCATCGATGTGCTGATCAACATTGCCGGCGCGTTCAGGTTCGAAGCCATTGCCGATGGCGACAATGCGAGCTGGGAGACGATGCATCGCCTCAACCTGCTCACGGCGCTCAACACATCGCGCGCGGCGATCCCGCATCTGGTGACATCGAGCGCCGGGCGGATCGTGAATATCGGCGCCATCGGCGCGCTGGAGGCAGGCAGCGGCATGGGCCCCTATGCTGCGTCGAAAGCCGGCGTGCACAGGCTGACGGAGTCGCTGGCGGCGGAGTTGAAGGGCAAGGTCACGGTCAATGCCGTGCTGCCCTCGACCATCGACACATCGGCCAATCGCCGCGACATGCCCGATGCGGATTTTGCGAAATGGGTGACGCCGGACGAGTTGGCCAGCGTGATTTTGTTTTTGGCCAGCGATGCGGCGAGTGCGGTGACCGGCGCATTGGTGCCGGTGCGCGGGCGGGTTTAG
- a CDS encoding efflux RND transporter periplasmic adaptor subunit, producing MAYSLARHIALGAGIMAVSVVIGGGAALMDLSNYAAQAETAPPAPPAVSASVALVEAKATTPSDEFSGRLEAIERVEIRSRVAGAVQSIHFREGALVKKDDLLVQIDPALYAAEVDRAQGQVSAARARLILTKADFGRGQQLTSSSITQRDLDNRSNAFHEAEANLAAMEAALKTAELNLSYTEVRAPVSGRVGKVEITVGNLIAAGPSSPLLTTLVSVNPVYASFNADEQVVSRALKTLADEKTPGDIDRIPVQMTTITDGAPLKGRMQFIDNQVDPRSGTVRVRAVFDNHDGRLMPGQFARLSMGQPKPEQTLLISERAVGTDQNKKFVMVVDGKDKAEYREVQLGASVDGMRIIVGGLKAGERIVVNGLQRVRPGVTIKPEMVAMNSASLPQNKAVAQN from the coding sequence ATGGCCTATTCTCTTGCTCGACATATCGCGCTCGGCGCCGGAATTATGGCGGTTTCGGTGGTAATTGGTGGTGGCGCAGCCTTGATGGACCTGTCGAATTACGCCGCGCAGGCCGAGACGGCGCCGCCGGCACCGCCCGCCGTGTCCGCATCTGTGGCGCTGGTGGAAGCCAAGGCGACCACGCCGTCCGACGAATTCTCCGGCCGCCTCGAGGCGATCGAGCGGGTGGAAATCCGTTCTCGCGTTGCCGGCGCCGTGCAGTCGATCCATTTTCGCGAGGGCGCGCTGGTGAAGAAGGACGATCTGCTGGTGCAGATCGATCCCGCGCTCTACGCCGCCGAAGTCGATCGCGCCCAGGGGCAGGTGTCTGCCGCGCGGGCGCGCCTGATCCTCACCAAGGCCGATTTCGGCCGCGGCCAGCAATTGACCAGCTCCAGCATCACGCAGCGCGATCTCGATAACCGGTCGAACGCTTTCCATGAGGCTGAAGCCAACCTGGCTGCGATGGAAGCCGCGCTGAAGACCGCCGAGCTCAATCTCAGCTACACGGAAGTCCGCGCGCCGGTGTCGGGCCGCGTCGGCAAGGTCGAGATCACCGTGGGCAACCTGATCGCTGCGGGGCCGTCTTCGCCGCTGCTGACGACGCTGGTGTCGGTCAATCCGGTCTATGCGAGCTTCAATGCCGACGAGCAGGTGGTGTCGCGGGCGCTGAAGACGCTCGCGGATGAAAAGACGCCGGGCGATATCGACCGCATTCCCGTCCAGATGACGACCATCACTGACGGCGCGCCACTGAAAGGCCGCATGCAGTTCATCGACAATCAGGTCGATCCGCGCTCGGGCACCGTGCGCGTGCGCGCCGTGTTCGACAATCACGATGGCCGACTGATGCCGGGCCAGTTCGCGCGGCTCTCGATGGGCCAGCCGAAGCCGGAGCAGACGCTGCTGATCAGCGAGCGCGCGGTCGGCACCGACCAGAACAAGAAGTTCGTGATGGTCGTCGATGGCAAGGACAAGGCCGAATATCGCGAAGTGCAACTCGGCGCGTCCGTCGATGGCATGCGCATCATTGTCGGCGGGCTGAAGGCGGGCGAGCGCATCGTCGTCAACGGTCTGCAGCGCGTGCGTCCGGGCGTCACCATCAAGCCCGAGATGGTCGCGATGAATTCCGCATCGTTGCCGCAGAACAAGGCCGTCGCCCAGAACTGA
- a CDS encoding endonuclease domain-containing protein yields the protein MRANTTPHERALWRALKDMPVAGSHFRRQAPIGPYVVDFVCPAAHLIIELDGGHHNEDEQARRDLIRQRWLEAEGYRVLRFWNSEIATEMPAVLDRIYIELHGGRDAEPAPLKHRRRVWRRTVTPPR from the coding sequence TTGCGAGCCAACACGACGCCGCACGAACGCGCTTTGTGGCGCGCTCTGAAAGACATGCCGGTCGCCGGAAGTCATTTCCGACGTCAGGCGCCGATCGGTCCCTATGTCGTCGACTTCGTCTGCCCGGCCGCACATCTCATCATTGAACTCGATGGCGGCCATCACAATGAAGATGAACAGGCACGCCGTGACCTCATCCGGCAGCGCTGGCTCGAAGCCGAGGGATATCGTGTCCTGCGCTTCTGGAATTCGGAGATCGCGACAGAGATGCCAGCCGTGCTCGATCGGATCTACATCGAACTGCATGGCGGACGTGACGCCGAGCCGGCGCCATTGAAGCATCGACGGCGCGTGTGGCGGAGGACGGTCACCCCACCCCGCTGA
- a CDS encoding efflux RND transporter permease subunit yields MNFSRFFIDRPIFAGVLSAVIFLAGLLAMPVLPISEYPEVAPPTVVVTANYPGANPKVIAETVSTPIEEQINGVENMLYMSSQATTDGRMTLNVTFRLGTDPDKAQQLVQNRVSQAEPRLPAEVRALGVTTIKSAPDLTMVVHLLSPNDRYDMTYLRNYAVLNVKDRLARIEGVGQVQLFGSGDYSMRVWLDPQKVAERGLSPGDVVREIRAQNVQAAAGQVGGSPNEPGLDLQLSVNAQGRLQTEEEFGEIIVKNGDNGEVVRLRDVARIELGAADYALRSLLNNKSAVAIPIFQSPGSNAIQISDNVRKTMKELKENMPDGVAYDIVYDPTQFVRASIEAVIHTLLEAIALVVLVVILFLQTWRASIIPLIAVPVSVVGTFAIMHVFGFSVNALTLFGLVLAIGIVVDDAIVVVENVERNIERGLNPKDAAYQAMREVTGPIIAIALVLVAVFVPLAFITGLTGQFYKQFALTVAISTVISAFNSLTLSPALAALLLKGHDAPKDALTRFMDKTLGWFFARFNRFFAKSSDAYGGGVKRVISRRAVVMGLYLALVGVTGYLFHAVPGGFVPGQDKQYLVGFAQLPDGATLDRTEEVIRKMGDIALKEPGVENAIQFPGLSINGFTNSSNSGIVFIGLKSFDERKDKALSGNAIALSLNKKYAGMQDAFIAMFPPPPVAGLGTIGGFKLQIEDRAGLGYEALNDATKAFIGKAMQQKELAGLFSSYQINVPQLYADVDRTKARQLNVPVTSIFDTMQIYLGSLYVNDFNKFGRTYSVRVQADAKYRARADDIGQLKVRSDSNEMIPLSTLLRVKESAGPERAMRYNGFLSADVNGGAAPGYSTGQAQDAVARVAKETLPKGIDFEWTELTYQEIIAGNSSLIVFPVALLLVFLVLAAQYESLTLPLSIIMIVPMGLLAAMFGVWITKGDNNVFTQIGLIVLVGLSAKNAILIVEFARELEFAGRKPIEAAIEASRLRLRPILMTSMAFIMGVVPLVTSTGAGSEMRHAMGVAVFAGMIGVTAFGIFFTPMFYVLLRAMSGNRPLTQHGEATVDQNAPLAPASHDGEPRAHAALTTHK; encoded by the coding sequence ATGAATTTCTCCCGTTTCTTCATTGATCGCCCGATCTTTGCCGGCGTGTTGTCGGCCGTGATCTTCCTCGCGGGCCTGCTGGCGATGCCGGTGCTGCCGATTTCGGAATATCCCGAAGTGGCGCCGCCGACCGTGGTGGTGACGGCGAATTATCCCGGCGCCAATCCGAAGGTGATCGCGGAAACCGTCTCGACGCCGATCGAGGAGCAGATCAACGGCGTCGAGAACATGCTCTATATGAGCAGCCAGGCGACTACCGATGGCCGCATGACGCTGAACGTCACGTTCCGTCTCGGCACCGATCCCGACAAGGCGCAACAGCTGGTGCAGAACCGCGTCTCGCAGGCCGAGCCGCGGCTGCCGGCGGAAGTGCGCGCGCTCGGCGTGACCACCATCAAGAGTGCGCCTGATCTCACCATGGTCGTGCATCTGCTGTCGCCGAACGACCGCTACGACATGACCTATCTGCGCAATTACGCCGTGCTCAACGTCAAGGATCGCCTTGCGCGCATCGAGGGCGTCGGCCAGGTGCAGCTGTTCGGCTCGGGCGACTATTCCATGCGCGTCTGGCTCGATCCGCAGAAGGTCGCCGAACGCGGATTGTCGCCGGGCGATGTGGTGCGCGAGATCCGTGCGCAGAACGTGCAGGCGGCAGCCGGGCAGGTGGGCGGTTCGCCCAATGAGCCCGGCCTCGACCTCCAGCTCTCCGTCAATGCGCAGGGACGTTTGCAGACCGAAGAAGAGTTTGGCGAAATCATCGTCAAGAATGGCGACAATGGCGAAGTGGTGCGGCTGCGCGACGTTGCCCGCATCGAACTTGGTGCTGCCGATTACGCGCTGCGCTCCCTGCTGAACAACAAGTCCGCGGTTGCGATCCCGATCTTCCAGTCGCCGGGCTCCAACGCCATCCAGATCTCCGACAATGTCCGCAAGACGATGAAGGAGCTGAAGGAGAACATGCCGGACGGTGTCGCCTATGATATCGTCTACGACCCCACGCAATTCGTCCGCGCTTCCATCGAGGCGGTGATCCACACGTTGCTGGAAGCCATCGCGCTGGTGGTGCTGGTGGTCATCCTGTTCCTGCAGACCTGGCGCGCCTCGATCATTCCGCTGATCGCGGTGCCGGTTTCGGTGGTCGGCACCTTCGCCATCATGCATGTGTTCGGCTTCTCGGTGAATGCGCTGACGCTGTTCGGCCTGGTGCTGGCCATCGGCATCGTGGTCGACGACGCCATCGTCGTGGTCGAGAATGTCGAGCGCAATATCGAACGCGGGCTGAATCCCAAGGACGCGGCCTATCAGGCCATGCGCGAGGTGACCGGGCCGATCATCGCGATTGCGCTTGTGCTGGTCGCCGTGTTCGTGCCGCTGGCGTTCATCACCGGTCTCACCGGGCAGTTCTACAAGCAGTTCGCGCTGACGGTGGCGATCTCGACGGTGATCTCCGCCTTCAACTCGCTGACGCTGTCGCCGGCGCTGGCGGCCTTGCTGCTGAAGGGCCATGACGCGCCGAAGGATGCGCTGACGCGGTTCATGGACAAGACGCTGGGCTGGTTCTTCGCCCGCTTCAATCGCTTCTTCGCGAAAAGTTCGGATGCCTATGGTGGCGGCGTGAAACGCGTGATCTCGCGCCGTGCCGTCGTGATGGGCCTCTATCTCGCGCTGGTGGGCGTCACCGGCTATCTGTTCCACGCCGTGCCGGGCGGCTTCGTGCCCGGCCAGGACAAGCAGTATCTGGTCGGCTTCGCGCAGCTGCCTGATGGCGCCACGCTGGATCGCACCGAAGAGGTGATCCGCAAGATGGGCGACATCGCGCTGAAAGAGCCGGGTGTCGAGAATGCGATCCAGTTCCCGGGCCTGTCGATCAATGGTTTCACCAACTCGTCGAATTCCGGCATCGTGTTCATCGGCCTGAAGTCGTTCGACGAGCGCAAGGACAAGGCGCTGTCGGGGAATGCCATCGCGCTGTCGCTGAACAAGAAATATGCGGGCATGCAGGATGCGTTCATCGCCATGTTCCCGCCGCCGCCGGTCGCCGGCCTCGGCACCATCGGTGGCTTCAAGCTGCAGATCGAGGATCGCGCCGGTCTCGGCTATGAGGCCCTGAACGACGCCACCAAGGCGTTTATCGGCAAGGCCATGCAGCAGAAGGAGCTGGCCGGCCTGTTCTCGAGCTACCAGATCAACGTGCCGCAGCTCTATGCGGATGTGGATCGCACCAAGGCGCGCCAGCTCAATGTGCCGGTGACCTCGATCTTCGACACGATGCAGATCTATCTCGGTTCGCTCTATGTGAACGACTTCAACAAATTCGGCCGCACCTATTCGGTGCGCGTACAGGCCGACGCGAAGTATCGTGCGCGGGCCGATGATATCGGCCAGTTGAAAGTGCGTTCGGACAGCAACGAGATGATCCCGCTGTCGACGCTGCTGCGCGTCAAGGAAAGTGCAGGGCCGGAACGCGCCATGCGCTATAACGGCTTCCTGTCCGCCGACGTGAATGGTGGTGCTGCACCCGGCTATTCGACGGGGCAGGCGCAGGATGCCGTCGCACGCGTGGCCAAGGAGACGCTGCCGAAGGGCATCGACTTCGAATGGACCGAACTGACTTATCAGGAAATCATCGCCGGCAACTCGTCGCTGATCGTGTTTCCCGTGGCGCTGCTGCTCGTGTTCCTGGTGCTCGCGGCGCAATACGAAAGCCTGACGCTGCCGCTCTCGATCATCATGATCGTGCCGATGGGACTGCTCGCCGCCATGTTCGGCGTGTGGATCACCAAGGGCGACAACAACGTCTTCACCCAGATTGGTTTGATCGTCCTTGTAGGGTTGTCGGCGAAGAACGCGATCCTGATTGTGGAATTTGCCCGCGAGCTGGAATTCGCCGGACGCAAGCCGATCGAGGCCGCCATCGAGGCCAGCCGCCTGCGTCTGCGGCCGATCCTGATGACGTCGATGGCCTTCATCATGGGCGTGGTGCCGCTGGTGACATCGACGGGCGCAGGCTCGGAAATGCGCCATGCGATGGGTGTTGCGGTGTTTGCCGGCATGATCGGCGTGACCGCCTTCGGCATCTTCTTCACGCCGATGTTCTACGTGCTGCTGCGCGCCATGTCTGGCAACCGTCCGCTGACCCAGCATGGCGAAGCGACGGTGGACCAGAACGCGCCGCTGGCTCCGGCATCGCATGACGGCGAGCCGCGCGCGCACGCCGCGTTGACAACGCACAAGTGA